The Cryptococcus gattii WM276 chromosome F, complete sequence genome segment ACATGCAAAGAGTCGTATACCACTGGCTCCACAGCTATTATTATCTTGCTTCATGAATACTCTACTTCACCCTTTATCTGTCTACCAAAGAACATGGCGCATATCGCAGCTCGTACTCCACCATATACTCCGCCACCTTTTCCATTATCACAATGCCATCGCTCCACCCATTACCACCTTGGGTCTCCAGAAGACTCGGGCGAGAGCGAGCCCGAAGACAAGGAGGACGCTCATTCTCTCAACGAGGATATTATAAAAAATATGGAGATTGATGAGGATGCTTATGTACACCCACAAGCCCAGTCTTCATTCTTGAGCCTTTGTCCAGAGGTGCGTTTTTAGTGCTCTTATCGATGCTCCTTTTTTAATACGATGGAGCGCCTGTTCGAATATCGATCGGAGGATGTACCTTAGCTATGATACTGATACTATAGCTTTGGACGATAGCTGATTCAGAGGATATTATCAAATTTTGGCGGTCGGAACGTCGTCTGCTTGGCCAGTTTGGCAGCTACATGCCGCAAGTTACGAGCTCATATTTACAAAGTAAGCTCTTTCTGAATTTactttccttttctctaAACCTCCCAATATGCTGACCCTGAGGgatctcttcttttgcGGAATAGTGTCCAAACCAAGCCGTCTGGAGAGATATATATTTAGAAATTTACGATGACCCTAGAAAGGCATCTGCTTTCGTCAAAAGACGCACGACTGCAGAGATCGATTGGCGAAAGCGGTTGCAGGATAGAGAATTTATTATTAAAGCGCTTGGCGAATGGCATGTCAATCGTTGGGACCTTGCTGTAAGCCATCTGAACACCTGATGATCGAACTTGTGTAGGACTTGAGCATGAGGTTGGCTGACTTGTCTCAATAGGCCCAACATCTCGATCGAATCTGTGACGCTCTTCTAGACATGTACATGGATCTACCAGCCACATCTACCGGACTTATCTCATGTACAGAGACAGATGATGTCCGTCATTTCTACTCTTCCAAACCCGCTCTCAACCCTTCTGTCCTGTCTTATCTCTTGTCTTCACCTTGTTTCTCACATCTGTACAATCATTATCGTAtcctcccttcctcccctccGCCAACACAGCGTCTCCGCCCTCGCCCTAATTCTTCCTCCAACACCAATGTCAATGCCAGCGTAAATTCTACTCTGCCATTACACTCTGTCGGCGGCCATATCCAAGTCTGCACCCATCCGAAACTTGCCAAGCTGCATACTCTCCTGCCACCTAAATATGACGAAAACAATGAGCAGGATAGGGAATGGAGGGGTTTCATGAGAGAATTGGTTTATTCGCAAAAGAACTTTACAGAGAGTAATGACTGGGGGCCGTTCACGCCTGATGGCAAGGTTGACTGGGTACTTGTCGACGCTCTTGGATCTGTTATGAGTGAGTCAAAAAAAGTTTCTGCCGCTTCTGAAAAAGAAGCTGATTGACATAAATACAAAAGTGTCGAATGCCCAAGAGATTGTGCATAATCCGGAGATCAGTGATCACTGGCACGACTCGATCATGCCTCAATCATTCGGTGTTGAGCCCACGCGCGGTTGGGGGTTTTCTCATATCGAGCGCCCACTCGGCGTCGCTGATGTTGATGTATGGGATTGGGCTGGTGTCCAGGGTAGTTGGTACGGCTCTTATGCGTTCCTTGAGTATgtctccttctttctccccCCGGCCTCCTTATGCATTCCTCATTTCGATCCAAGTGACAAGAAAAGACAGCGAGACGCTGATTTGACCTATTTGGAATAACAGTTACGCCGACTGGCTCTCTCTCAACGAACCGCGCCTCATCCTCAATCGTGGCCGGCTCGCCCAACTAGACCTTTCACACTACCACGAAGCCATCGGCGACCTCATGCGTCTTGACCTCACGCTCGATGACCTCTCACCTACTTCCCTTTCCACCACCCTCTCTCCGCTCACCACCCACCTCCCTACTACGTACGACTCGCGCCTGCCTCCCATTCATTTTGTAGGAACGAGTTTACAGAGTGATAGTGTACCCCCTGATGCGGCGCCGTTGAGTTCCGTGAGAGGAGTGGTACAGCTGACGGCGGATGATCCGCCAGAAGTGAGGTGGACGTTGGTGATTAGGTACGCGGGAGAGGATAGGTGGAGATTGGAAGGCGTACAGGTAGGAGGAAGGGGGAGTAAGAGGGGATTCTTTGGGGTGAGCTTTTCCCTTTCGAAATAGGAAGGGCGATTTGACAGTATCGCTGATGATGGGATAATTTAGACGTGGACTGATGCGAGCAAGGAAGAACATTCGCCTAACGGTCCGGTCTGGTACTGGCAGAGTTGAATCATTTCTCCCATTCTTTTCCTTTGGATTTTTCACTTTTTTTCACTTGTAGCATTTGTTCTCCACGTTGCCTTGACTGCTTTCTGTTGATATTTACTGTAGATTAACTTGCCTTTTGTAAACCTTGGACTTAAGTCTCTCCGCAAGAGACGCAATAATCGTACATAGATGCCATATTTCTTGTATACACGGCATGAATATTGTTTCGCTCCTCTGGACGCTGAGAAATATTGTTGATGGAGATGTGTGCATTGAAAGTCGATCAAGCAAAAGATCTAAAACTCATCTATCACAACGACTAGTCGCCGTGCGTGTACGAAGGAATACAAGTCCACTGTACTTTTTGACTGAAAACCAGACAGGTAAAAAAAGATTATACAACGCAGTTCCAATCCCATTTTAATCCACATCCCCTCTCAACCACTCCTCAACGCCTACGCTAATTCTCTGTTTAATTGCCTCCAAATTGTCCAGCGCTGGGCGCACATCTAAAGAGAAGACAGGGTTTCCATCTTCGTCCGGGGGTGCAGAGTAGTAGTCGATAACGTATCGGGCAGTCACGGTTTCTTGAGGTGCAGAGGGCGAGGGGCGGGTAACCACCCAGTCATGTCTATCGAAAGGAGGCTCGGTGCTGTTACACAACGTTTGTAAGCATGGAACATTTAGGTGGATAAgttgggaagaagaaacagACATACTTGAATTTGGAAGGGAACAATTTGCCGGCCCAAAGGTGGAATCTCGCCTTGGGGCTCAACTCTCCCGGTCTCCCTTGAAATCTCGCTAGCTGTGATTGATCTCCGCCAGGCAACCTCTTTTCCCACTTCATAACCTCATCCCAAGCCCTCTCATTCAAAAAGTTGTGAATTGCCACCATGACCTCTACGCTATCCTCGGGAGTTTCCCATCCTTTCCTTACGAGCGCATTGTAGAACTGCTGGGGAGAAGGGTAGTCCCACGTGTTACCTGTCCCGTAGGCTTCGCCGCCAGGGGCAGTATAAGGACGGGGAATGGTGGAGGCGGTACGTTCCGTAGGGAGATCGAGCTTTTGGTCAGGTTGACGGGAGAGCGAGAGGTTCACGGGCATGTGGGTTGTGGGATCGAGAGCATCGTGCTGGATAGGACATTTTGCAGGGGCGTTTGCGGTGACAGGGGCCAGGGGGACGTCGGCTTGGTGCATAGGGCATTGGGCGGGGGGAcgggaagaagaggaagaagggatgtGTGGGTGGTCTGATGGGATAGAAGTGGCTGCGGTGTGGTCCACAGGAACCTGAGTAGAGGCGGACGAAGAACCAATGTTCCACTTCATTATGAGATTGTTTTTCGCCAGAGAAGATTGAGAGGCAGATGAGAAATAAAGGCAAAGTCATTCATGACATTCAGAAATCTCTCGTTGGTCAAATAATAATGTTACGTAAACATAATCTCGGGCCTCCACCTCGCGCCCAACAAGAAACGACAAAGTCAAAACAAAGAATACAGCGAGCAAATGCTTTTCCCATAACCTCAGATAACCTCACAGCATGTCCTCTTCTACCGTAAAGCAGAGGCACTACTCTGCCCTCGCATCCCGTATACGCACTCTCCACGCGAATCTTGCAGAGACTGAAGGTCTCCTCGAGATGATGACCCATCAGCTCGACGCTACTAGCAAGATGGGTGTACACTGTGGTTCCCAGTACGTCTTCTCTTCATATCGCTTAGTTGAAGAATTGTATCTGCCGCTAATTTGCTGGTGGTTTGGAAACAGATTTATGGCGGTGTCTAGGCTGCTTGATAAAGAGTTGAAGGACCTTATGGATGCAGCTACCGCTGCGGAACCACAGTCTCCGTCCGCTGCCCCATCACCCGAAAGATCATCTTAGACAAGTCGAAGTAGTCAATAATCTTATTGCTGGGCCAATCTTTATCTACTCTGGGTAAGTGGACCCCTGATGACCGAGTCAAAACTGATTCTCTACAGAACAGGTTGTTGTACAGTAGCATTGAGCACTATGTATTAGATTTTTTTTCTGACTGGATCCCTGTTGTGAAAATGGCCACTCCATCTTCACTATAAGGCCATTCGCATCTCCTTTCTGTGGAGATTGCATGACAAGCTCACCATTTTTTTCCAATTCAAATGCTTACATCACCATACCTCATTGACTGCCCACTCAACTCATTGCCTTACAACTCTCTTGTGACCCCATTAAACTACCATTGCCTACTAATCTGCTGCTTTGACTGTTTAACTGCAGTCATTCCCATATTGGCATGGCCTTATATAAAATCTATTATCTAGCCATGCATTGTAAAACATGAAATATGTCAAGATGATACTTGCTATATAATATAATATAATATACAACCGAAAGATTATGGATACACCTTTTACACCAACGGCTCAACACCCAACGCTTCGACTGCGCTTCtcacctccatctcccaGAACAATTGCAGATCGTACCCTCCTCCTCTAACTTTGCCCTCTCTATCTTCTCTGACGAACATCACGCCCGATCGTCTATCCACATACTCTCCCTTGGGCTCGTACCACCCCGCCCAAGGGGCGGTATCAGGGTCCGAGTACGGTATCGGGATAAATGGCCCATTGTATGACGGCGATAGAGGAGAATGAGAGACGTCTCCTTCTTGAGGCTGAGCTGATAAGAGTGATGGGGGTACGAATTTGAAAAGCGCTTCGGCGCGTAATCGTTTTGCCTCTCGTGCTTCAATCTCAATCTCCCTCGCGCGCTTCGTTTCTCCCTTTGCAAGTGCCTGAGTCACTTCGCCCTTTATCCTCTCGTCTTCCATGCGCTCAACCCGTTCGGCCTCTTCaatcatcctcatcctctcttcccttgCCCGACGCTCGATCTCTTCGCGCTTTGATTGAGACATGGATTCTTCCTCGGCCTTGTGTTTGTTGGCTTGGATGATGGATT includes the following:
- a CDS encoding Hypothetical Protein (Similar to TIGR gene model, XP_571573.1), which translates into the protein MAHIAARTPPYTPPPFPLSQCHRSTHYHLGSPEDSGESEPEDKEDAHSLNEDIIKNMEIDEDAYVHPQAQSSFLSLCPELIQRILSNFGGRNVVCLASLAATCRKLRAHIYKCPNQAVWRDIYLEIYDDPRKASAFVKRRTTAEIDWRKRLQDREFIIKALGEWHVNRWDLAAQHLDRICDALLDMYMDLPATSTGLISCTETDDVRHFYSSKPALNPSVLSYLLSSPCFSHLYNHYRILPSSPPPTQRLRPRPNSSSNTNVNASVNSTLPLHSVGGHIQVCTHPKLAKLHTLLPPKYDENNEQDREWRGFMRELVYSQKNFTESNDWGPFTPDGKVDWVLVDALGSVMMSNAQEIVHNPEISDHWHDSIMPQSFGVEPTRGWGFSHIERPLGVADVDVWDWAGVQGSWYGSYAFLDYADWLSLNEPRLILNRGRLAQLDLSHYHEAIGDLMRLDLTLDDLSPTSLSTTLSPLTTHLPTTYDSRLPPIHFVGTSLQSDSVPPDAAPLSSVRGVVQLTADDPPEVRWTLVIRYAGEDRWRLEGVQVGGRGSKRGFFGTWTDASKEEHSPNGPVWYWQS
- a CDS encoding Pyruvate carboxylase isoform, putative; Pyc1p (Similar to TIGR gene model, XP_571507.1), whose translation is MKWNIGSSSASTQVPVDHTAATSIPSDHPHIPSSSSSRPPAQCPMHQADVPLAPVTANAPAKCPIQHDALDPTTHMPVNLSLSRQPDQKLDLPTERTASTIPRPYTAPGGEAYGTGNTWDYPSPQQFYNALVRKGWETPEDSVEVMVAIHNFLNERAWDEVMKWEKRLPGGDQSQLARFQGRPGELSPKARFHLWAGKLFPSKFNTEPPFDRHDWVVTRPSPSAPQETVTARYVIDYYSAPPDEDGNPVFSLDVRPALDNLEAIKQRISVGVEEWLRGDVD
- a CDS encoding uncharacterized protein (Similar to TIGR gene model, INSD accession AAW44366.1), with amino-acid sequence MSSSTVKQRHYSALASRIRTLHANLAETEGLLEMMTHQLDATSKMGVHCGSQFMAVSRLLDKELKDLMDAATAAEPQSPSAAPSPERSS